DNA from Mesorhizobium sp. B2-1-1:
CAACACCAACTGGTTCTCGCTGGTCGACCGCGGCTTTGTCTTTGCAATCGCCCACGTCCGCGGCGGCAAGGACAAGGGCTATGGCTGGTACGATGACGGCAAGCGGGCGCACAAGATGAACACTTTCACCGATTTCATCGCCTGTGCACGCCATCTGGTCGCCGAACGCTACACTGTGCATGACCGCATCGTCGCGCAAGGTGGATCCGCCGGCGGCATGCTGATGGGCGCGGTCGCCAACATGGCGCCGGACTGTTTCGGCGGCATCGTTGCCGAGGTGCCTTTCGTCGACGTGCTCACCACCATGCTCGACGCCAGCCTGCCGCTGACCCCGCCGGAGTGGCCTGAATGGGGCAATCCGATCGCGTCGGCGGACGATTACCGGACGATCGCCGCCTACTCGCCCTATGACAATGTCGCCGCGCTCGGCTATCCACCGATCCTGGCGCTAGCCGGTCTCACTGACCCGCGCGTCACCTATTGGGAACCGGCCAAATGGGTGGCGCGGCTGCGCGAGCGCAAGACGGGCGACAATCCGGTCCTGTTCAAGATCAACATGGAATCGGGCCATGCCGGCGCGTCCGGCCGGTTTTCCCGGCTGGAGGAGATCGCCTACACATATTCATTCGCCTTGAAAGTGACAGGCAAGGCAACAGGGCCGCAGGGCTGAAGCGGTCATTGCCCTTCGGCCCCTGGCGTGACTTGATCGGCGACGAACGCCGAGGAGGATGCGAGCAATGATCGACCTGGCCACATTGACCACCTATGTCGCCGTGGTGCTCGGTTTTGTGTTTATTCCCGGCCCCGCCACGCTGCTGACGGTCGCGCGGGCAACGAGTTCGGGAACCAAAGCCGGCATCGCAACCGGCGCAGGGATCGCGGCCGGCGACGTGTTTCACACCTTCACGGCCATGGTCGGCATCTCGGCGATCATCGCCGCATCGGCGGTGTTGTTCAGCGCCGTGAAGTATCTCGGTGCGGCATATCTCGTTTATCTCGGCATTCGCGCGATCATGGAAAAGACGCCGGCCGATCTCGCCGCCGGCAGGTTCCCAATCTCAGCGGGCAAGGCGTTTCGGCAAGCCATACTGACTGAGATGCTCAACCCCAAGACGGCGCTTTTCTTCCTCGCGTTCCTGCCACAGTTCGTCCGGCCCGAAAACGGATCGGTCATGCTCCAGCTGGCGGTATTGGGGATCATCTTTGTTCTGCTGGGCCTCTTCAGCACAGTGGTTTTCGCGGTGAGCGCAGGCGGGCTTGGCACTTTCCTGCGTCGAAATCCCACGGTGTTAAAATGGCAGGGCAAGATTGTCGGCGGCATCTATTGCGGCCTGGGCGTGCGGCTGGCGCTTCAGCAGCGCTGACGCGAAACGGTGACCGGCGCGGCCTTCTCGGCGAGCCGGGCAATCATTGGTTTTTGAATTCCGTGTTGCTGGTTTTCGCTCGCAATTGCGATGCCCGCGCGCTACCCAAGGCGCGTTTTGTCCCGGGCCATGACAGCCCACAATCGCACAAGGGCCTGCCATGCTGCTCGTCGACGTCTATCTCGACAAATCCCCCATCCAGGGCATTGGTGTCTTTGCCAAGAATCCCATTTCCCGCGGCACGATGATCTGGAAGCTGGATCCGAGATTCGACCGGCTCATCGAGGTCGAGACCTATGAGAGCCAGACAGGACCGGTGAAGAGCTATCTCGATCGCTATGCCTATCCGGACAGGCGAGATCCGAACTACATCGTCTTCGAGGCCGACGATGCACGCTACATGAACCACGCCGACGAGCCGAATTGCGACGTATCCTCGCCGGAGGAAAGCTTTGCGTTGCGCGACATCGCGGCCGGCGAGGAACTGACCTGCAACTACAATCATTTCTTCGCGGCGGGCTTCGACTTCCTGGGCGATCGCCACCCGTAGTCAGCTCGCCGGTTTTTTGCGCGCCGGATAGCCGTTCGGATGCGGCGGAACCGCCTTGAGATAGGCCGCGATCGCCGCGCGGTCCTCGGGCGCCAGTTCGGCCATGTTCCTCTGCACGTCGACCATGGCCCCGCCAACGGAATCGAAATCGGGCGTGAAGCCGGTTTCGAGATAGTTGGCGATATCGGCCTGCGACCAGTCGCCGATGCCGCCCTCCCCGGAGGTGATATTGGGGACGATGCCGCTGCCTTCGGCGGCTGTGGCTCCAGCCAGCCACTCGCTCTTCTTTGTCCCCCCCGCAAGGTCACGCGGTGTGTGACATTCGCCGCAATGACCCGGTCCCTCGACCAGGTAGCGACCGGCAATCACAGGACCAGGCGCGCCTTCGGGCAGGGACACAACAGGCTGCTCGCTGAGATAGAGCCGTTTCCACAAGCCGATGCCGCGACGGATGTTGAACGGGAAACTCAATGAATTGGCCGGCGCTCGGCCGGCAACCGCCGGCAGCGTCTTCAGGAAGGCATAGAGATCGGCAATGTCGGCGGGCTTCATGCGCGCGTAGGACGTATAGGGAAATGCCGGATAGAAATGCTCGCCCGACGGCGAGACACCCTTCAGCATGGCATTGGCGAGATCCTCGGCCGACCACGCGCCGATGCCGTCCTTCGGGTCTTGCGAAATGTTGGGCGGCACAAACGTGCCAAACGGGGTCTTGAGTTCAAGGCCGCCGACAAGTTCGAGCCGCTCATCGCCTTTCGAACCGGGTTTTGCATGGCAGGAGGTGCAGCCGCCGGCATCAAAAATGCGCTTGCCTCTGGCCGCGTCACCAGGCGCGAGCTTGGCCATAGTTTCCGCGTCGAGCTTCACCGGCGCCGAAAGCGTCCACGCGGCAACCGCGCCGACGCCGCCGAGCACGAGTGCGGCGCCGACAAACTTCCTCAGCCATGCCATGGCCGGCGATCAGCCTTTCTTGACCCTGTAGCCCTTGTGGCAGGTGCCGCAGTCGGAGCCGATGACGCCGATTTGCGTCTTCAGGGACTCCACGTCGGCTGGGGCCGCAGCGACCGCGGCCTTGACGTCGGCAAGATACTTGTCTTCCGTCGCCTTGAAGCCGGCCATGTCTTGCCAGATCTTCGGCGCCGCCGTGGTGTCGCCCGTGTCGCTGCCCGCCGGGAACAGGACGTCGGCGTCGAATTTTTCCGCGTTCGCCTGGAGCGCCTGCAGCGCAGTCAGTACGGCGGCGGCATCAAAGGGCTCCTCACCCTTGACCACTTTCGACAGGCCGCCGACGATCTTCCCGCGCTCCTTCATCAGGGCCTGGCGGTCGAGGATCGGGTCGGCAAAGGCCGCCGAACCGGCGAACGCGAGCATAGAGATGGCGACGACAAGCTTTCTCATTCAATTGGCTCCATGATGAAGGCATTTCGGGACAGGACGTTAACGGACGTGGCGGGAGGAATATTCCCTTCCCCCGACGATTTTGCAGACCTTTGCTGTGGGATCTCGGCACAGAAAAAGAAAAGCCCCGGGGGTGCCGGGGCTTTCTGAATCTCGATCAGGCTTTCGCTTTTTCGTAGAGTTCGAGAACATGATCCCAGTTGATCAGGCTGTCGACGAAGGCCTCGAGATATTTCGGCCGGGCGTTGCGATAGTCGATGTAATAGGAGTGCTCCCAGACATCGACGCCGAGAATCGGCGCCGCGCCATGGACGAGGGGATTCTCGCCGTTCGGCGTCTTCGAGATCGCCAGCTTGCCATCCTTGACCGAAACCCAGGCCCAGCCGGAACCGAACTGGGTCGTGCCGGCGGCGATGAAGTCGGCCTTGAATTTGTCGTAGCCGCCCAGATCGCTGTCGAAAGCCGTCTGCAACGCGCCCGGCAGCTTGTTGCCGCCGCCGCCCTTTTTCATCCACTTCCAGAAATGGATGTGATTGTAGTGCTGGGCGGCATTGTTGAAGAGGCCGGCATTCTTGCCGAACGACTGCTTGACCACCTCTTCTACCGACAGATCGCCAAGGCCGGCTTCGGCGGCAAGCTTGTTGCCGTTGTCGACATAGGCCTTGTGGTGCTTGTCGTGGTGATATTCCAGCGTCTCTTTCGACATGTAGGGCTGCAAGGCCTCATAGTCGTAAGGCAGAGCGGGCAATTCAAAAGCCATGGAAGGTACTCCCTCAAGGAAAATCCGGTGTCGATACCGGACTAAGATAGGTCTGGATTGGGTTCGGACAACTCCGAAAAGTGAAGCGCCGGGTGCTCTTTCTAAGCGGGTTCCGGAGAACTGTCACACAGTTTCCGGAAACCGGGCGCATTGCGACGAAAAGTCTGGACGGATCAGCCCGCCGACGTCGAATGCGCCCAATCCCAATAGAGCTCCCGCGCCTTCTTGGCCACCGGCCCGGGCTGCAGGCTGCGGTCCTCGATGCGCGTGATCGGAATGACCTTGGAATGGTTGCCGGTCGAAAAAATCTCATCCGCCTCGAGGAATTCACGCACCGACAGCGCCTTTTCGGTGGTCTTGAACCCGTACTCGCCAAGCAACGTCATCGTGCGCGAGCGGGTGATGCCGGACAGGAAGGTGCCGTTCGGCGCCGGCGTCAGGACGTGGCCGTCCTTGACCAGGAAGATGTTCGAGGTTCCGGTCTCGGCGACGTTGCCCAGCATGTCGAGCACCAGGGCGTTGTCGAAGCCGCGCATCTTGGCTTCGAGGATGGCACGGCCATTGTTGGGATAGAGGCAGCCGGCCTTGGCGTTGGTCGGCATGGTTTCGATAGTCGGGCGCCGGAACGGCGAAACCGTCACGGAAAAGCCGGTCGGCGAGATCATCGGCGATTCGTAGAGGCACAGGCAGAAACGGGTCGAGGCGGGATCGGCCGGCACGCCCATATAGCCGCCGTGCTCGGCCCAATACATCGGCCTGATATAGACAGCCGTCTTGCCATCGAATTTCTTCAATCCGTCCCAGGTCAGTCCGACGATCTTCTCGGCCGTCATCGAAGGCTTGAGACCGAGCGCGATCGCCGAGGCATTCACGCGCGCGGCATGAAGGTCAAGATCGGGAGCGACACCCTCGAACCAGCGGGCGCCGTCGAACACGCTGGTGCCGAGCCACATTGCGTGGCTGCGCGGGCCCAAAACGGCGACATTGCCCTCGTACCAGTCGCCGTCGACGAAAGTCCATGTCGCGGAAAGTGCGGCAGCCGCCAGTGTCATTGCTTTGTCCCGTTCCGATCAATCTCGTGTTGCAGCATTGGATGACGCTTTGGCCGGCGTCGTCAACCAGCATCGGGGAGTTTTGTTGAGGCCACAGACGGCGCGCTGCAATCAAGACTTGCACCTTGCCCCGCCTCGCCTCAAAACTGTTGCCATGCAATACGCCGCTTATGTTTTCGACGCCTACGGCACACTGTTCGATGTTCATGCCGCCGTGCGCCGCCACGCCGACGCCATCGGACCGGACGGCCAGTTGCTGTCCGAGATCTGGCGCGCCAAGCAACTCGAATATTCCTGGGTGCGTACGTTGATGGGCGCCTATGCCGATTTTTGGCAACTCACCGAGCAGGCACTTGATTTCGCGTTGCACAAGGTGCCCTCTGCCGATCCCGGCCTCAAGGCGGCATTGCTGGATGCCTATTGGCGGCTGGACTGCTATGCGGAAGTGCCCGCCGTGCTGAAGGCGCTGAAGGCGTCCGGCGCCAAGCTGGCAATCCTGTCCAACGGTTCACCGGAAATGCTGGAGGCAGCCGTTAAATCCGCGGCGCTCGATCAGGTGCTGGACGATATCTATTCCGTCGATGCGGTACGGCGCTTCAAGACCGATCCGTCGGTCTACGACATGGTCACGACAGGCTGGCGCCTCTATCCGGGTGCGGTCTCCTTCCAGTCGTCCAACCGCTGGGACATTGCCGGCGCGACCAAGTTCGGCTTCCGCACCGTGTGGATCAACCGCTCCAACCAGCCGGAGGAGTATCGGGATTTTCCACCGGCCCTGATCCTGCCGTCGCTCGATGCCCTTGTCACAGGTGGCTAACGCATGCGGCCCAAAAGTAATCCTGGTTTTCGCTCCTGTGACCGTAGCGCCACAGTGGCGACGCGGTCACAGCTTCGCCTTTGTTTGTCCACCTTGAGGCCAGATTCGGAACCGCCTATCGCGCCCAAGTGTTGATCAGGCACCCTCGCAACGGTCGGCATATTCATGCTTTGTTGCGATTTCAGACTTAAAGAAGGCAACCATGTTCCCAGCCGAAATCGAATCCTATCGCCTGAGCCGTCGCGGCTTTCTCAATGCCGCAGCCCTGGGCGCCGCCTCGATCGCGGTTTCCGCATGCGCCACCACCGGGTCCGGGCCAGTCGAGCCACCGCCACCGGCCTATGTCGAGCCGCCGCTCGCCGACTACGTGACGATGTACGCCGCCGTCAGCGATGGCGGTTTCGAAGTGCCGGCCATTCCCGTCGACAGGATCGATCCGCAATTCCTGCGCCAGATCGTGCCCGACCCGACCGGCCAGAAGCCGGGAACCATCGTCGTCGATACGACCGGCCACTTCCTCTATCTGGTTCGTCCGGGCGGCCAGGCGATCCGCTACGGCGTCGGCCTCGGCCGCGCCGGCTTCGAATGGTCGGGCGATGCCGTCGTCCAGTGGAAACAGAAGTGGCCGAAATGGACGCCGCCGGACGAGATGATCGCCCGGCAGCCGGAACTGAGGCAATACAGCGCTGACAATGGCGGTATGCCGGGCGGGCTGAAAAACCCGCTCGGTGCACGTGCGCTCTATCTCTTCCAGGGCAACGTCGACACGCTCTACCGGCTGCACGGCTCGCCGGAATGGCGTTCGATCGGCAAGTCGGTGTCGTCGGGCTGCGTGCGCCTGATGAACCAGGACATTATAGACCTATATGATCGCGTGCCTTCGAAGACCCCGGTCATCGTGACCAGCGACGCCAGCCAGCCCATGGTGGCGACCGCGAATCACAAAGCCATCCCGATCGATGCCGGCGTGCCGGACGGATCGGTGCTGCTTGGCCCGGTGAAAGCGGTGAGCGACGCGATTTTCTGATGGGAGCGAGGGTGAATGCGGCGACTCGCCGCCTTCACCTCCACATCAGCCTATCCCTGCATGGCCGTTGCGCGATCGCGCTTCCCTATCTGCCCCTCGACAGACTCCCGAGTATCCCGCGCACGATGGCGCGGCCGACCGACGAGCCGACAGAGCGCACCACCGACTTGATCGCGGCTTCCGCCACCGTCTGGCGGTTGGACGAGCGCGGTTGAGGCGGGCGTCTGCCGCCGGGTTGCGGCGGCGGAGCATCATTGCCGAAGCCCGGAATGGTCCAGCGTGAACGGCCGGCGTCGGCCTGCTGTGCCTCGGCATCCGCCGCGTCCTTGGCCTTTTTCTGCAGCATCTCGAAAGCCGATTCGCGATCGACACCCTCATCGTACTGACCGATCACCGGGCTTTCCTGGATCAGCTTCCGCCGCTCGGCTGGGGTTATGGGCCCAAGTCGTGACGATGGCGGACGGATCAGCGTGCGCTGGACCATGGACGGGATGCCCTTGGCTTCCAGCACTGAAACCAGCGCTTCGCCGGTGCCCAGTTGCGTGATCACGGTCGCGCAATCGAAATCCGGATTTGGCCGGAACGTCTCGGCCGCGGTCCTTACCGCCTGCTGCTCGCGCGGCGTGTAGGCGCGCAACGCATGCTGGACCCGGTTGCCGAGCTGGGCCAGAACCTTCTCAGGAATATCCAGAGGGTTCTGCGTGACGAAATAGACGCCGACGCCCTTCGAGCGGATCAGACGCACCACCTGCTCGACGCGGTCGATCAGCACCTTCGGCGCGTCGTCGAAAAGCAGATGTGCCTCGTCGAAGAAGAAGACCAGCTTCGGCTTGTCGGGATCGCCCACTTCGGGCAGCTCCTCGAACAGTTCCGACATCAGCCAAAGCAGGAACGTCGCGTAGAGTCGCGGATTCATCATCAGCTTGTCGGCGGCCAGCACGCTGATGGCGCCGCGGCCGTCGCGGGTGGTGCGCATGATGTCGGCGATGCGCAATGCCGGCTCGCCGAAGAAATTCGCCGCCCCCTGCTGTTCCAGCACCAGCAGCGTGCGCTGGATGGCGCCGACCGAGGGTTTCGTCACATTGCCGTAGCGGGCGCTGATCTCTTCGGCGCGCCCGGCGATATTGGCGAGCAGCGCCTGCAGGTCCTTGAGGTCGAGCAGCAGCAGGCCTTCCTCATCGGCGATGCGGAAGGCGATGTTCATGATGCCTTCCTGGGCTTCGGACAAATTCATCAACCGCGACAAGAGCAGCGGGCCCATCTCGGAGATGGTGGCGCGGATGGGGTGGCCCTGTTCGCCGAACAGATCCCAGAAGATGACGGGGAATTCCTGGAAGTCATAGGGGTCGAGCTTGACCTGCTCGGCGCGCTTGACCAGGAAATCCTGCGCCGTGCCGATCATGGCGATACCGGAGAGATCGCCCTTGATGTCGGCGCAGAACACCGGCACGCCGGCATTGGAGAATCCCTCGGCCAATATTTGCAAGGTGACCGTCTTGCCGGTGCCGGTGGCACCGGTCACCAAGCCGTGACGGTTGCCATATTGCAAAAGCAGGTTTTCGGGACGCTGATAGCTGTCGTCGGGCTTGCGGCTGGCGCCGATGAAAATGGTGTCGTCAGCCATGTGTCCGGTCTCCGCAACTGCTGTGTATAAAACCAGCCCTTCGCCCGAAGGTATAGTGGGGGCCTTGCACAGCGACAATGGCGATCGGCGAAAATGGCCTTTTTTGGAGCTTGCGGATTTTGCCCATGTTTGGCAATCGTTCATGCTTCGTGCTCGAAGGCTGGTGTACGCTCGAGGGATCGAATTCGAGTCTTGGAAGCGCATTGCATTGCGGTATCGCACCGGGACCCGTAGACTGAAGTGCTCCAGGCTGATGCGGCCGCATAGTGACGAGGACAGTGGATGAGCGCCGGAGCCTTGACCAGGGATAACGAAGTTCCGAATGCCGACCGGCAGCGATGGCTGGCCCTGGCTGAAAAGGCGCTCGCCGGCGCATCTTTCGAGGAAAAACTGATCTCGCACACCGATGACGGCATCCGCGTGGAACCGCTTTATGAGCGCGCGGCGGCGGCCGAGCCGATCGTGCGCGCCAACCCCGGATCGCCGTGGATCGTCAGCCAGCGCATCGACGATCCCGACATTGGTCGCGCCAAAGCCCAGGCGCTGGAGGACGTCGCGCAGGGCGCGACGGGATTGTCGCTCGTCTTCGAAGGTGCCCCGAACGCCTTCGGCTACGGCCTGCCGAGAACGGCGCAGGCGCTGGAGACGGTTCTGGACGGCATCCCGTTAAACCGCATCCAGATCCGGATCGACGCCCACCCATGGAGCCGCCCCATGGCCGACTGGCTGGTGGCGTTCCTTGGCAAGCGCCGCTCCGATCCGGCAAAGCTCAACCTCTCCTTCGGCATCGATCCGGCGGCGATCCTGGCCGGAACCGGCCGGTTGCGCATGTCGATCGAGGCGCTGCAGGAATCCATGCCGCAATCGCTGGCACATTTCTTTTCAATGGGCGTGCCCGGCGTGCTGCTCGAGGCGGATGGGCGGGTGTTCCACAATGCCGGCGCCACGGAGGCGCAGGAGCTTGGCATCATGCTCGCTTCGGCCGTCTCCTATCTCAGGATGTTCGAGAAAGCGCGGCAACCGCTCGTCTACGCAGCGCCCCATATCGGGTTTGCGCTGAGCGCCGACCAGGATCAGTTCCTGTCGATGGCCAAGGTCAGGGCCTTGCGCAGGCTGTGGGCTCGCGTCCAAGAAGCCTGCTCGATCCCGACTTCGACGGCCAATATTCACGCCGAGACGTCGTTTCGGATGATGACGGCATTGGACCCGGAGACCAACATCCTGCGCACGACGATCGCCTGCTTCGCCGCGGCGGCGGGCGGAGCCGATTCGATCGCTATCCTGCCGCACACCGTCGCGCATGGCCTGCCGGCGCCTTTCGCACGCCGCGTGGCCCGTAACGCGCAGTTGATCATGGGCAATGAAAGCCACATCGATCAGGTCGCCGATCCCGCCTGCGGCTCCGGTGGCGTCGAAGCGCTCACCGCTGGCCTCTGCGAAGCGGCCTGGTCCGAGTTGCAGGCGATCGAGGCCGAGGGCGGCGTGCTGTCCAGCCTTCAGGACGGACGCATACAGGAACGTGTTCGCACCGCCGCCGCCCAGCGTGCTGCCGCCTTCCGATCCCGCGAGCGCGCCATCGTCGGCGCCACGCTCTATCCGCAGAAAACCGAGCGCGCGGTCGAGACGCTGGCCGCGGAGCGGCGATCTGCCTTCACGGAAGGCATCGTCATGTGCGAGCCGCTGTTTCCGGTCCGCATCGATCAAGCGATCGGAGCCGCTTCTTGATTCCGGATTTCAGCCAGGTCGGCTGGGCGCCGCCTCGGCGGGCGCCGGTCGAGATCAAGGGCCAGCGGATGACGCCGGAAGGCCTTGCCGTCAAACATCTGTACAATCAGGGCGATCTCAAGGGGCTGCCGCATCTCGACACCTATCCGGGCATGCCGCCCTTCGTGCGCGGACCCTATCCGACCATGTATGTCCAGCAGCCGTGGACGATCCGGCAATATGCCGGTTTCTCGACGGCGGAAGAGTCAAACGCCTTCTACAGGCGCAATCTTGCCGCCGGCCAGAAAGGTCTGTCGGTCGCCTTCGATCTCGCCACGCACCGCGGCTATGACAGCGATCATCCGCGGGTGGCCGGCGATGTCGGAATGGCGGGCGTGGCCATCGATTCCATCCTCGACATGCGCCAGCTCTTCGACGGCATTCCGCTCGGCGAGATGACGGTGTCGATGACCATGAACGGCGCGGTGCTGCCGATCATGGCGCTCTACATCGTGGCGGCCGAGGAACAAGGGGTTGCGCAGAAGGATCTCGCAGGGACCATTCAGAACGACATTCTGAAGGAGTTCATGGTCCGCAACACCTATATCTATCCGCCGAAGCCCTCGATGCGGATCGTGTCGGACATCTTCTCCTACACATCCAGGCACATGCCGAAATTCAACTCGATCTCGATCTCCGGCTACCATATGCAGGAGGCCGGCGCGACGGCGGACCTGGAGCTCGCCTATACGATTGCCGACGGAATCGAATATGCCCGCGCCGGCGTCGCGGCCGGGCTCGACATCGACCGCTTCGCCCCGCGCCTGTCCTTCTTCTGGGCTGTTGGCATGAACTTTTTCATGGAAGTCGCCAAGCTCAGGGCGGCGCGGCTGCTGTGGTCAAGCCTGATGATGAAGAATTTTTCGCCGAAGGACGAGCGTTCGCTGTCCTTGCGCACCCACTGCCAGACTTCTGGCTGGTCGCTGACGGCGCAGGATCCCTACAACAACATCATCCGCACGATGATCGAGGCGATGGCCGCCACACAGGGCCATACACAATCGCTGCACACCAATTCCTTCGACGAGGCCATGGCGCTGCCGACGGATCATTCGGCCCGTATCGCCCGCAACACGCAGCTGATCCTGCAAAAGGAATCCGGCACCACGCGCATCATCGATCCGTGGGGCGGTTCGGCTTATCTCGAGAGGCTGACGCATGATCTGGCAGCGCGTGCGCTTGCCCATATCGAGGAGGTCGAGGCGCTCGGCGGCATGGCCGCGGCCACCGAGAAGGGCATTCCCAAGCTGCGCATCGAAGAGGCGGCCGCCCGCACCCAGGCGCGCATCGATTCAGGCGAGCAGGTGCTGGTCGGCGTCAACGCGCACCGGCCCGGTGCGGATATCGAAGTCGACGTCTTGAAGATCGACAATGCCGAGGTAAGAGCCCGGCAGCTATCGAAGCTGCAGCGGCTGAAGGGCACGCGCGACGTCGCGGTGCTCGAGAATGCGCTCGCAGCGCTCTCCCGCGCGGCCGAGAGCGGCGAGAACCTGCTCGAATTCGCCATCCACGCCGCGCGCGCCAATGCGACGGTCGGGGAGATTTCGCTGGCGCTGGAAAAGGTCTTTGGCCGCCACATCGCGTCGGTGCAGACGATTTCCGGCGTCTACCGCCAGGCGCTCGGCGACAATCCGGCCGTCGACCGGCTGCAGGAGAAGATCGGCGCGTTCGAAAAGAAGACCGGCGGCAAGCCGCGCATCCTGGTCGCCAAAATGGGACAGGACGGACATGACCGCGGCCAGAAGGTGATCGCCACAGCCTTTGCCGACCTCGGCTTCGACGTCACCGTCGGCGCCATGTTCCAGACGCCGGAGGAGATCGCGAAGCTCGCCCACGAGCAGGATGTGCACATTGTCGGCGCGTCGTCGCTGGCGGCGGGACATCTGACGCTGATCCCGGAACTCAGGGATGCGCTGAAGAGGCTCGGCCACAGCGACATGCTGATCGTTGCCGGCGGCGTGATCCCTCCGCAGGACTATGATGCCGTGCTGCAAGCGGGTGCGGCGGAAATCTTCCCGCCCGGTACCGTGATCCCGCAAGCAGCGGAGCGGCTGATCGACCGGCTGCTGGCGTCCTGAGTTATCGGCAACGAGTGTGTCCGGGCCTTCCTCCCATTCGTAAGTTATAATATCTGTTGCAACGGTGCGGCGGTCGAGTTATAATTGACGTTGCAACAGGAGCAATCCAGCATGAACACCACCATTCGCAAGATCGGCAATTCCGAAGGTGTGATCCTGCCCAAGGAGCTACTCGACCGCCTGAATCTCAAAGCCGGTGATCAGCTTCAGGTTCTCGAAACAGACAAGGACATCGTCCTCAAACCGGTCGACGATAGTTTCGAGCGGCAGATGGAAGCTGCTCGCAAGGTCATGGACAAGTACAAGGTCGCGCTTCAGAAGCTCGCCGAATGAACTGGGAGTTCCTGTCGCGCCGCGCGGTGGAGGCGATGCATGCCGAACAATTGCGCCGGCATGGCGGCGCACAAGGTTTGCGGGATGAAAATGCACTTGAATCGGCACTGGCCCGGGCCGAGAACAAGGCTAATTACGGCACTCCGTCGATTGAAGATCTTGCAGCAGCCTATGTCTTCGGCATTGCCAGAAATCATGCCTTTGGCGACGGCAACAAACGCACGGCTATTGTCGCCACCGGCGCCTTCCTGATCGTCAACGGTCACGTCCTGACGGCGGACAACGGCACGCTTTATGAATTCGTGATGGCTATCGCCGCCGGCGAGATCGATGAAGCGGGTGCCGCCGCATTTTTTCGCGACCACATCGTGAAGACCGAGGACTGATGTTGGGGTTCAGCCGCCCGCGCTCAGCTTGACGATTTCCCATTCCTTGCCATTGACGGTGGCCACATCGCCGACCTTCTTGCCAAACAAAGCAATCGCCATTGGCGATACATGGGAAATGCTGCCTTTCGATGGGTCAGCCTCGTCCTCGCCGACGATCTTCCAGTGCACCTTCTTGCCGTCGTCGGCTTCGAGCGTGGCGCCCATGCCGAAGCGGATGACATCGCTCCCGGGCTCGGGCACCGAAAGCTCGGCACTTTCGCGCCGCGCGGTCCAATAG
Protein-coding regions in this window:
- a CDS encoding helicase HerA-like C-terminal domain-containing protein, with the translated sequence MADDTIFIGASRKPDDSYQRPENLLLQYGNRHGLVTGATGTGKTVTLQILAEGFSNAGVPVFCADIKGDLSGIAMIGTAQDFLVKRAEQVKLDPYDFQEFPVIFWDLFGEQGHPIRATISEMGPLLLSRLMNLSEAQEGIMNIAFRIADEEGLLLLDLKDLQALLANIAGRAEEISARYGNVTKPSVGAIQRTLLVLEQQGAANFFGEPALRIADIMRTTRDGRGAISVLAADKLMMNPRLYATFLLWLMSELFEELPEVGDPDKPKLVFFFDEAHLLFDDAPKVLIDRVEQVVRLIRSKGVGVYFVTQNPLDIPEKVLAQLGNRVQHALRAYTPREQQAVRTAAETFRPNPDFDCATVITQLGTGEALVSVLEAKGIPSMVQRTLIRPPSSRLGPITPAERRKLIQESPVIGQYDEGVDRESAFEMLQKKAKDAADAEAQQADAGRSRWTIPGFGNDAPPPQPGGRRPPQPRSSNRQTVAEAAIKSVVRSVGSSVGRAIVRGILGSLSRGR
- a CDS encoding methylmalonyl-CoA mutase subunit beta, which translates into the protein MSAGALTRDNEVPNADRQRWLALAEKALAGASFEEKLISHTDDGIRVEPLYERAAAAEPIVRANPGSPWIVSQRIDDPDIGRAKAQALEDVAQGATGLSLVFEGAPNAFGYGLPRTAQALETVLDGIPLNRIQIRIDAHPWSRPMADWLVAFLGKRRSDPAKLNLSFGIDPAAILAGTGRLRMSIEALQESMPQSLAHFFSMGVPGVLLEADGRVFHNAGATEAQELGIMLASAVSYLRMFEKARQPLVYAAPHIGFALSADQDQFLSMAKVRALRRLWARVQEACSIPTSTANIHAETSFRMMTALDPETNILRTTIACFAAAAGGADSIAILPHTVAHGLPAPFARRVARNAQLIMGNESHIDQVADPACGSGGVEALTAGLCEAAWSELQAIEAEGGVLSSLQDGRIQERVRTAAAQRAAAFRSRERAIVGATLYPQKTERAVETLAAERRSAFTEGIVMCEPLFPVRIDQAIGAAS
- the scpA gene encoding methylmalonyl-CoA mutase encodes the protein MIPDFSQVGWAPPRRAPVEIKGQRMTPEGLAVKHLYNQGDLKGLPHLDTYPGMPPFVRGPYPTMYVQQPWTIRQYAGFSTAEESNAFYRRNLAAGQKGLSVAFDLATHRGYDSDHPRVAGDVGMAGVAIDSILDMRQLFDGIPLGEMTVSMTMNGAVLPIMALYIVAAEEQGVAQKDLAGTIQNDILKEFMVRNTYIYPPKPSMRIVSDIFSYTSRHMPKFNSISISGYHMQEAGATADLELAYTIADGIEYARAGVAAGLDIDRFAPRLSFFWAVGMNFFMEVAKLRAARLLWSSLMMKNFSPKDERSLSLRTHCQTSGWSLTAQDPYNNIIRTMIEAMAATQGHTQSLHTNSFDEAMALPTDHSARIARNTQLILQKESGTTRIIDPWGGSAYLERLTHDLAARALAHIEEVEALGGMAAATEKGIPKLRIEEAAARTQARIDSGEQVLVGVNAHRPGADIEVDVLKIDNAEVRARQLSKLQRLKGTRDVAVLENALAALSRAAESGENLLEFAIHAARANATVGEISLALEKVFGRHIASVQTISGVYRQALGDNPAVDRLQEKIGAFEKKTGGKPRILVAKMGQDGHDRGQKVIATAFADLGFDVTVGAMFQTPEEIAKLAHEQDVHIVGASSLAAGHLTLIPELRDALKRLGHSDMLIVAGGVIPPQDYDAVLQAGAAEIFPPGTVIPQAAERLIDRLLAS
- a CDS encoding AbrB/MazE/SpoVT family DNA-binding domain-containing protein; this encodes MNTTIRKIGNSEGVILPKELLDRLNLKAGDQLQVLETDKDIVLKPVDDSFERQMEAARKVMDKYKVALQKLAE
- a CDS encoding type II toxin-antitoxin system death-on-curing family toxin, with amino-acid sequence MNWEFLSRRAVEAMHAEQLRRHGGAQGLRDENALESALARAENKANYGTPSIEDLAAAYVFGIARNHAFGDGNKRTAIVATGAFLIVNGHVLTADNGTLYEFVMAIAAGEIDEAGAAAFFRDHIVKTED
- the greA gene encoding transcription elongation factor GreA: MSRAFTREEDSENAIAGVGERPISQHRNLVTERGLAMIEENLADLRDILAKAERRGDRERIALVSRDLRYWTARRESAELSVPEPGSDVIRFGMGATLEADDGKKVHWKIVGEDEADPSKGSISHVSPMAIALFGKKVGDVATVNGKEWEIVKLSAGG